A segment of the Panicum hallii strain FIL2 chromosome 1, PHallii_v3.1, whole genome shotgun sequence genome:
AAGGCCCATCACTGATGACCAAATCCTCATCTGCCCCCCAACCAATGGGTGCAGGCCATGGTGCACATAGATGGGTCACCGGGTCTGTGGCCCTACTTGCTGGCGCAGCATGTTGGTCCTTTTGGTTCATCCTCCAGTCAAGGCTGGGGAAGAAGTACCCAGCACTCTACTCTGGAAATGCCTTGATGTTCTTGCTCAGCTTCCTTCAGATGGCTGCTGTGGGGATGGCTACAGAGAGGGACCTGTCAGTCTGGATCCTCAGAACCAAGCTTCAGATCATCACGGTGCTCTTTGTGGTCGGTAATTATTATATATATTGATCAAGACTATACCATTGCTACTTAAGCTTATAACAGTTAACAATAATTTTATAACAGTTAACTTTTTACTCAATAAGCTAGCAGGAAATTAATTCTCTCTtgacaaaattaaagaaaacaaTATATAATTGTGTTCTCTTATTAGGGGATAATGGGATCTGGAATTGGTTTTCTGGCAATGTCTTGGTGCATCGAGCAAAGAGGACCAGTCTTCACGACTGCATTCACACCTCTGATACAACTTATAGCAGGTGCTATTAACATCGTCGCTCTCCATGAGCAGCTCCATCTTGGAAGGTATAATACATCCTGGATTAATTATTCTTTACTCATCTGCAGTAAAAAACTAACAATAAATATGATGTGCATGCTTTGATTATTCTCCAGCGCGCTGGGCTCTGCTCTTGTAATTGTTGGGTTATACTTGGTCCTCTGGGCAAAGACCAAAGAGGCATCAGATGCTGCTCCATCCAGCAGCAACGTTAACGTACTGATGCCGATGGTGGAAGAAAAAAACAAGCAAGCAACACAGGAAGCACAGGATGTATGATATGATATGAAATATATGTTAAGCGCATAACAGAAATGAAAAAGGATAGGAGGAACTGAAGTCTCAACGTACGTGTTGATCCAAGATCTAGGAAAAAAGGACAAGCTAGTAGTAGTGGTACTATTTTATTTGACTTCCCCGGCCCCGTCTCGATCTGGAAACAAGCCAATAAGGGTGAAGTCAATTTCTGCATGTTCACGAAAAGAGATCGAGACAAGTCGAGATTTTTAATTTTTATATGCTGCAAACCGGTTTATAtacatagtatatatatatatatatatatatatatatatatatatatatatatatgagtcTCACCTGCATGTAAAGAATGACTCCGGGAAAAATGTGTGTGTATACATGTAAAAAATGTATTCTACACGTGCTTGTAGCTGCTCCcacatgtgtatctcatgacGTAGGACGTACTTGACCCAACAACAAAGAGCATATACGTGAAGTATGTGATCGTACTAGAACATCTATGACGGTATATACGTTGGGTGTATGACCATACATACAGTATGTGgacatactaatttttatatactagtactaaggtataattataatatattttaaaaataggGGTGATTTTGAAATTTTTTGTATATATccttttgaagtatcttagaattagtatatgaacatactcaaagtgataaatgagtatgcGGATATACGCACAGTGGTataaatatataatcatgatatatttaaaaaatagggatgcttttAAAATTTTTTGTACATATCCCTTTGAAGTAttttagaattagtatatgaacataGTCAAAGTGATAAATAAGTACATGGATATACGTACGGTGGTATACTGATAGTGAGAGTAGCTACAAGCGAGTGTAGATAAAATTTGTCCTAGAACCCTATACACATGAGCCTCGGTCCGGCTACAGAATTAGTTATTCTATATCCGGCTATAGATAAACACTTCTGTGCGTGTAGAATAGattttctatatatatatatatatgtttggtCAATTATTTGATTGATTTGATTCTCATGACCCTGCCACAGTTTCTTGACGAGTCTTGCCTTGCTTGTTCCCTCTACTGCTCGATctacacacatgcatatcaaTATATATATAGGTAAACCTAATCAGCAGTGGAGGTAGGAACAGGACAATGCAAAAAGGTGATGATGAATTAATGGTTTAGATACTGAGCCTGCCTATCATGGGATCAAATACAATAATTCATTTGGACAATCATCACTCTTTTAATTTGCAACGTTACATGCATGTATATATATGGGAAGAACGAAGCATATTATTAAAATCTGATCGAGATGCCAGAGAGAGCGGAGGAGATCTAGTAGGTGGCCGCGGTTgcgtgtgtgtgtatatatatatatatatatatatatatatatatatatatatatatatatatatataccatcCAACAGTCCAGCAGAAACTGTAGCTGAATATTATATATGGAAGAAGAATAGATCATAAAGTATATAGTTGGCTGTCATATGACTATTACGTGTCTCAAACAAATAAAATTATTAATGTATATACTAGCAGTTCAAATAATGTGGTGCGGAGTGCGTTCGCTTATAGCAGGCAAGTTTTGTCAACACTATATGATTTGTACTACCTCCCATCCATTCTTAAATATACGACACCATTAAAACTTTTGTCCAAACTTTGACCAATAATATTTATTTAATAAATCAGTTAAATAGAGTAGAATGAGTACCACTACGACGTCTATCATCAGAAATACTTTAAATTTATCTTCTAAATCTATCTATTTGCATAAATGTTAATTTGTAGAAAGAAAAAATATCAACTAATAGTGTCATGTATTTAAGAACGAAGTAAAACGATCAAGGGGAGTGAATAGTCGAAATTGAAAAATTACAACACTTAAAATAAATCTGTCAGTAACTTCCGGAGTTTCCAGATATTTTTCCAGAGTCTCCGCACGTTTCGGAGATTCCAAAGAAATATTCGGAGACTCCGAAAAAATATGCTGAAAATACACACGACTACTCAAACCTCAACCAAAAGTAGATCAAATGAATTTTCAAGATTTGTGAACTTGTTTCCACCCCTTTTCACCAACAACTTGCAGTCAAAAGCTTTCTAACAAGTAGATCAAGAACAAATCCTAGAATTCTAGCAAGTAACAAGAAATTCAACAAATCACAAAGTAAATGCATAAAGACACAAGAATTTATTTCCCGAAGTTTAGTTCCCACAAGGAATCTACATCTCCGTTGAGGCACCCAAGAAGAACACTTACTCCTTGAGCTATGAAGCGTCCGTTTAGCAACCCCAAGGTTACTAAGGTCACTTACTAGGATGTAGAGGTTGTACAAGCATCTCGGGGCACACCACAAGCTTGGATGCTCGACGGGCGACggctagccggctaggagcttGAAGTTTTAAGAGTAACAAACACGAAATCCACCGGCTCGACGAAGAACGAGATGCTCAAGAGATGGGGAATCAGCTCACTCTCACTCTCACTTGCTTGAGAGATGTGCAGAGACTCCACACATATTCGGACTCCGGACACATTCCGCAGAAACCCCATGTCTGGAGAAATCTCCGGGAACTCCGGACTTTTCTTCAGAAAACACTCCAAAGATATTCTCAAGTGTTGTGTGAGTGCAAAGGTGTCTCTTATAGATTTGTTAGATCATCTTAAGCACCTTATTCTATGCAAAGTGAGTAGATTTCGTATCCTTCTTAATAGTACGGCATTTCTATACTTAATTTCAAAAGATAAAGTATTTAAATCCTCATGGGTATTTTGCTTTGCaacttttatttctttttttttaagacATCTTCATAGCTTAGTTCATCCATCACTTGTAGTACCTGCTCATCATTCTCATTAAAAGGCTTAGTTCTACAAGTGCGTGTCATTAATCAACCAAAGCGCACTTAACATGTCTGGATGTTCTTACACGGAGGAGGCCGTACACATTATTAACTAGCTAGCTAGGTAGCCATGTGTACGCGCCTTAATCCTTGTTCTTGACCGTTTGAAAATTTGCGCATCGCATGCAACTGAGATCAGCAAACTGTAGTTTGAAAAGGCTATCTACTTCGTTTGTTTGAAAAGGCCAGTAGTAGAGTGCCTAGCTCAAATTCTAACAACAAGTTGATGCATataataatataatataatCTTGGGTTAATTAGCTGTTCATCACGCGAAAGCTATGACGGACTGCGCGTTCTCATATATATAACCAAATCGATCATGCAAGAAGTACACTACTTGTTGCCTAAATATAAAATTAACATCGATCAACACGCAATCGTCGTCGTCTGCTATCGAATTAACTTGCGTGCACCACTGGGTCATCAGCTGTCTTCTTCGTATAGCTTTTTGAATGACTAGAAGATAGCTAGTGACTAATAGCTCTTTTAATTTTGACATGCGCATGCTTGGTGCAGTATATATCCTTATCCAGGCCGCACCAAACTGATCTGCTGGTCGATCCTCGCCGGCCGATATACATATAGAGGCCAACATATACAGGAGTGGGTGTGAAAATAGAAGCCGATATATCTCTCTGTCTATGTCTCTGTCTCTCTATCATTTTTATCTACACTTGCGTGCAGCTACTCTCGCTATCAGTACACTCTCACCATCAGTGTGTGcgtgtatatatatattactacatccgtcccaaattataatttattttgatttttatatatatatatatattgttatGAATTTAGATATACATATTAGTAAAtattatgtatctagatagacTAAAATGAATTGTACTGGGAGTACTAAATAAGTTAAAGCAGATGGAGAGCTTTCCTAGTTCTACTTGAATAGACATATGAATATATAGAGATGAATAATGCGTTGCGTGATATATAATAGATGGACGCATGCACATGGGTTAACTGGATTGCCCTGCACTTACGCAAGTGCTATTCAGGTACGATGCCGGCCGGCTAGCTGTTGCAACGATTCATATGCATGGCCGGCCTGGGTAGGCAGTTGAGCTATCTAGCTGCGCGGCGCTAGCGCTATATATGGATCATATCGGATAGATCGGACTGCTTCAACTCGTCTTGGTGGTGCGCGGCCTGGGCCTGGGCCCATTTATCGATCGATCTCGCTCAGCCAGCAGTCATCCCGTGCTGTGCCTGCTGCTGCAGGGAGGAGACGACCAAATTaaagaggaggcggcggcggcgatgatcGATCGGAGAAGGTATAGATAGAGGGCAATCATGGCGGTGGAGGCTCAgaagaagacgacgacgacggcgacgatgaTGGCTTCGTGGTCCATGGAGGCGGTGATGCTGCCGGCGAGCATGGTTCTGGTGCAGGCCTTCACCATGGGCGCCCTCCTCCTCTCCAAGCTCGCGTTCAACATCGGCATGGAGCCCTTCGTCCTCCTCGCCTACCGCAACCTCATCGGCGCCATCATCGTCGCGCCCTTCGCCGTCTACTTCGACAGGTATATATGTACAAGAGCACAAGCCTGATCTTGTCATTTAATTAGCTATTAAATAAATTGTTATTGACTTCAGTCAATTATTAACAGCAGCGCAAACCTCGATCTTGTAATTTAATTAGCTAGTGCACATGTTTAGCATCAGTTAATCTCTGATCAGTATTCCCTAGCACATCCGTCATAACCACGACATGCACGTAATTCATAGTATATCGATCGGCCGGTACCATGTTGTGAAATTAAGATTTTGCAAAGTTTTGAAATTGCATGCGGTCTATATATATCTGCGCATTCAGTTCTAGGGAGGAATTTTTAATTTGCTTCTTCATACGCTCCTCTCCTCGGATAAACATTATTACTGCTACAAGATCGATCGATTGGCAATATAATTAATCTTCCCCAAAAGTTTCTGTTTTTAAATGGACAATATAcatatatgtgtatatataaTAGTCTGTAGTCTTATGTTAGTCAGTTTATCTGTGATAACTAATTGCTGGTAATATGCATGGCTGTCAAGAATGATCGGTGTTGCTGGCGATTTGTCAAAACTGTTGGCGAAGACATGCATATATACATTAAAAAAAAAACCTAAAAAATCATGTTGTTGGCGAGTCATAGAATAATATAATGTAGCTAGCTGACAGTACGTGTGGGCGTGTATAACACGATGCATATGCATTGCATCATATCGGCCAACCGACCACGGGTTGCATCACCGTTGTGGtatgccggccggccggcacggTTGCGTCTGCTCTCTCTTGCCTTAGCTTGTGAAAAAAGCACAAGGCAGGAAACTGGAACACGTACGTACGTAGACATCTTATCCTATCGATCGGTTCACGTGCAAATGCCTGAAATGTGCTCGACGATACTACACTGATTGGTTACGTGAACCAACACAAGAATTGAAGCTCGGTTTCAGCATGTGTGCCTGCTAGCTAGCTGCTGGTATCTGAAGCTAGCTGCTAGCTAGCTAACAAGGCATGCGTGGGGCAGCAGATATGCCGTGTTGTGAAGGTGCTTGTGATGTAGCTAGCGGCAGTTCTGATTGTGGTGGCATCTCCTTCCTTTTTCGGCTCAGCACGGCACAGACAACTCGACCATGAGAGGCAAAGCTTCCTTGCCTGCCTTAGCTTCAATATAATTCGATCTTGCCTAGTAACTAACATTTTCACTCCAGTTTGCTTTTCCGATCCTTTGTTATTAATTTGGTTAATTATTACTGGATGATACATGCTTAATTATTAGTTATTGCTGGATGCATGGATCAGTAATTCTGTAATTAGCAGCTAGCTAGCAGTAGCAGTAGCCAGTAGCAGAGGTCGCTCTCTCTGTCTCTCATGCGCGGGCAGGCGGTGTGCCGCAGGTCGATGGTGAGCAAGGTGAGCCTCAAGGTGTTGGGCTGGCTGTCCATCAGCGCGCTGTTCGGGATCGTCCTGGCCACGGGGCTCCACTACTACGGCCTccgcgccaccaccgccgcctacTCCGTCAACTTCCTCAACCTCATCCCCGTGGTGACCTTCCTCATCGCCGTGCTGCTCCGCCTGGAGAGGCTGGCGGCGCGGACATGGGCGGGGCGGATGAAGATGGTGGGCACGGCCATCTGCGTCGGCGGCACCATGGTGACGAGCCTCTACCGGGGCCGGCTGCTGCACCCGTGGCCGACGCACCTGCTCAagcaccacgccgccgccggcgtccccgCGCACCACAACATGGCCCTGGGCACCGTGTACCTGTGCGGCAGCTGCCTGGCCTACGCGCTCTGGTTCATCGTCCAGGTCCGGGTGGGCAGGGAGTTCCCCTGCAAGTACCTCTCCACCATGCTCGCCTGCGTCTCCGGCACCGCGCAGGCGCTGCtcatcggcgccgccgccagccgcggCAGGGCCGCCTCGTGGCGCCTGGACTGGGACCTGCAGCTCGTCGCCGTCGTCTACTCGGGGGTGTTCAACACGGGCGTCAGCTTCTGCCTCATCTCCTGGGCCATCGCGCGGCGAGGGCCCATCTACCCCTCCATGTTCAACTCGCTGTCCCTGGTGGCCACCACGGTGCTCGACTCGCTGCTGCTCGGCACCGGCGTCTCCGTCGGCAGCATGCTGGGGGCCCTGCTCATCGTCGTCGGGCTCTACGCCTTCCTCTGGGGCAAAGGCAGGGAGATGCGCCAgaacaagcagcagcagcaaccgccgccggccgccggcgaggtCACTGCAGACCACGCTGCTACCAGTGCTGCTACTGCTGCTAATAACAGCGGCGACGAACGCGTCGATCGACCAGGAGTCAACATATATATCCATCATTGATAGATGATGTATCCATCAGGAGCTGAAACGCAAATAAAAAACAGACACCTTGAGAGAGGCAGATAGAGATACGATGCAGCTAGCACGCAGATCATCAATGCAAAAGGACTGCCGCCACTGCCACTGCCACTGCCAGCATGGACGAGATCATCATCGATGGATGAGCCGAATTGATCGAATTGGCGGACGGAATTCGTCGGCCGAGAATCAACAATGAATGGTCATATTATACATATTATTGTTAAGCACCATCATCATGTGTTCGTTACATAATCTATCAATGCCGTTCGCCGTTCAGTAGTCTGTGCACTCTTGTAGTCATGTACTACTTACTGTATTGTTTCGAATCTTGGTATGTTGCTGTTCATACTGGACTGGAAGTAAACAAAGAAGGTAAACACACAAACAGAGAGGAAAGTAGTACAACTGCAGCAGTGTTTTGGGGCATCAGAGCATGCGGCCTTGTGTATCGTTAAAtcgaaagaaaaagaaaagcccAAGTAGTTCCTGGGCCAAGCCCGGTTCCTTTTGCGCCATCGGGCCAGGCTGGGCAATTTGGGCATCACAGCTTGAATGCAGAAATCTCCCTGAAGGGAGcagaaagaaaataaaaaagaaagaagaacagGTGGAGGAGAAGTTGACAACTGGCCTCTTACCTCAGCGATGCGACCGCTCTCTATCTCTCCCGTCAGTGATTGTGGTGCCTGGCCCTCGTTTCCGCTGCTGTCGTGGTCCCGCCGAGCCACGTGTCGCCTGCTGGCTGGATCGTCCGTACGGCTGGTCCCCCGTGTGGGTCCCACACGCAGGCAATAGCCTCCTACTACCCCTTGGGCTCTTGGCTGCTGCCAAGGGTTGCTTTCCGTTTTTTCAACTCGCCCAAACAAAGCTCTAATTTTAGGCTAGCTAAACTATTCTTAAGTGGGGCTACCATCCCATCCTTATTATCTATCAACACTGCAGTGCCTATTGTATTGGATACACATTATTAGACACGTTTTTCTTATCTTTTGATTTTGGCATCCTGTGTGCGTTGCTACATACCATGCGCGTTGCAGCATAGTTTCAAGAATATTTTTCTCTAGATTTTTTCAGATCTGAAAATAAgaccttttctttttttgaccGGATGATGAGCCAAACTAGACAAATCTTGGGACAGGATTGGACATCC
Coding sequences within it:
- the LOC112872949 gene encoding WAT1-related protein At4g01440-like isoform X1 translates to MGRYAWGDCKPTATMLAVVVVFAVLNTLTKMAFNQGMHTTVLITLRQFTAFLFLAPIAYFRERKTRPKLTLEIFVYLFFSAVLGASLTQWLFFVGLRYTTATFACAFINMTPMFTFVVALPFGMEKLDLKTGAGLAKVFGTIVGFTGAIILALYQGPSLMTKSSSAPQPMGAGHGAHRWVTGSVALLAGAACWSFWFILQSRLGKKYPALYSGNALMFLLSFLQMAAVGMATERDLSVWILRTKLQIITVLFVGIMGSGIGFLAMSWCIEQRGPVFTTAFTPLIQLIAGAINIVALHEQLHLGSALGSALVIVGLYLVLWAKTKEASDAAPSSSNVNVLMPMVEEKNKQATQEAQDV
- the LOC112876613 gene encoding WAT1-related protein At1g09380-like, whose protein sequence is MAVEAQKKTTTTATMMASWSMEAVMLPASMVLVQAFTMGALLLSKLAFNIGMEPFVLLAYRNLIGAIIVAPFAVYFDRSMVSKVSLKVLGWLSISALFGIVLATGLHYYGLRATTAAYSVNFLNLIPVVTFLIAVLLRLERLAARTWAGRMKMVGTAICVGGTMVTSLYRGRLLHPWPTHLLKHHAAAGVPAHHNMALGTVYLCGSCLAYALWFIVQVRVGREFPCKYLSTMLACVSGTAQALLIGAAASRGRAASWRLDWDLQLVAVVYSGVFNTGVSFCLISWAIARRGPIYPSMFNSLSLVATTVLDSLLLGTGVSVGSMLGALLIVVGLYAFLWGKGREMRQNKQQQQPPPAAGEVTADHAATSAATAANNSGDERVDRPGVNIYIHH